A region of the Cyanobium usitatum str. Tous genome:
AGATCCCCCTCGACCTCCACCACCGTGGCCTCCTCAATCCAGCGCTGCTGGTCACGCAAAAACACCCACACCGGGCGCTGTTCGGCACAAAACTGATAAAGCTTGCGGTGCAGCATGGGCCGAGGCACTGCTGGCCTACAAACACTAGCCAGTCTCCCGGGTCTTCCTGCTGTTCACCATGATCCAATCCGCCAGCTCCAATGACGCCATTCGCCTGCAACTGCGCAGCTGGCCTGAGGTGGAGACCTATCTGGAAAATTGCAAGGGAGTAATCGTGCCCCTGGGCTCCACCGAGCAGCACGGCCCCACCGGCGCCATCGGCACCGATGCGCTCACCGCCGAAGCCGTGGCCCTGGAAGTGGGCCGCCGCACCGGCGTGCTGGTGACTCCGGCCCAGGCCTTCGGCATGGCCGAGCACCACTTGGGCTTTGCTGGCACCGTGAGCCTGCAACCCTCCACCCTGCTGGCGGTGCTGCACGACGTAGTGCTGTCGCTTGCCCGCCACGGCTTCGAGCGCATCTACGTGATCAATGGCCATGGCGGCAACATCGCCACCAGCAAGGCCGCTTTCGCCCAGGCCTATGCCAGCGCCACCGATCGGTGCCTGGCGGTGGCGCCGCGGCTGCGCTGCAAGCTGGCCAATTGGTTCATGGCTGGCCCGGTAATGCAGGAGGCGCGCAACCTTTATGGCTCGGAAGAAGGTCACCACGCCACCCCCAGCGAAATCGCCCTCACGTTGCACTTGGAGCCCAGCCTGCAGACCAAGCAGAGGCCCCTGCCTGATCCAGCCCCGGCCGGCCCCATCCACGGCCCTGAAGATTTCCGCCGCCGCCACCCAGATGGCCGCATGGGCTCCAACCCCTACCTGGCCCAGGCCAGCCACGGCGAGCGCTTCTTGGAGCTGGCCGCCACCGCCCTTGCCTCAGACCTGGAAGCCTTCCTGACCTGAGCGCTAGCGTCGGATTAGCTGGTAAATCCCGATGAGCAAGATCACCGCAGACGACGTGCGCAAGGTGGCCAAGCTGGCCCGCCTAGACCTGCCCGAGGCCAAGATCGCCACTTACACCGGCCAGCTCGAGCGCATCCTCGACTACGTAGCCCACCTTGAAACAGTTGACACCGAAGGAGTGCCAGCCACCACTCGAGCGGTGGAAGTGGTGAATGTATGCCGCGAAGATATGGTAACCCCTACGGAAGTGCGCGAAGAGCTACTAAATGAAGCCCCCCAACGGGAAGGGGATTTCATCCGCGTGCCCAAAATCGTGGCTAGCTGAGCAAGGTCAACTCTCCGGTTAACGCACTGGCGAAATCGCAGTGCGGTGAAGCAACTCCAGCACTCGCCTGCGGGCATGGCGGGTAGGCATTAAAGCTGCAATAGGCCTGAGCTTGCTGCGCTTCTTGCGATGGCTGCGAACGCCGAGGAAAATATCGTAAAGGAAATTAAATCCATCATTCTTGGTTTCAAACAAGCCAAGGCGCTGGGGCGAGCCTTTGGCGTCAAGCATTGGTTTAGTGGCGTGATAGGCAGGGCGGTATTCAAACCAGGGTATGGATGGCCACAGGTGATGAATAAGGTGATAATTCTGACCCATGATCAGCCAATTCATCAGTCTGCCCGGATAAACACGGGCGTTATGCCAGCGGTTGCGAGACTGGAAGGGGCGGTGGGGCAGGTAGTCGAAGAACAAGCCCAACGTCACTCCCACCATTAGGGCCGGAGCAAACCAGCAGTTGAAAATAAATTCGAGAAAGCCAAATTTCGCTGCAGCCACCACGATCGCCACGAAGATGGCCCGGGCTAGGCCCCACTCAAACAGTTCATAACGACGCCACAAACGGCGACGGAAGAAAAACAGCTCGTGATAGAAAAATCGTGGTGCAATCAACCACAGCGGACCAAAAGTGCTGACGATGTGATCAGGATCGTTCTTGGGATCATTGACGTGGGCGTGGTGCTGCAGGTGCACCCGGGTAAAAACGGGAAAGCTGAAGCCAAGCAGTAGGGCAGCGCCATGACCCATCACCGCATTCCAGAAGCGGTGCGGATGGGCCGCGTTGTGGCAGGCGTCGTGAATCACCGTGCCCTCTAAGTGCAGGGCCAGAAATCCGGTAGCCAGCAGCACGGGCAGGGGCCAACCAGCCACAAACCAGCCCCAAATCGTGAGAGCAGCTAAGCCATAGCCAGCCAAAAACAGCCCAACGGTGGGGTTCCAAGGCGCAGGCGGGTCAAGAAATTCCCTCGGCACAAGCCGCGAGGGAGATGCCATTGCCCCTTCGGAGACCACGGCAGTTGCAGAGGCGGCCAGAACCTGTGTCATCTCAGCTGAACCAGATCCCAGAACGTTGCATCAAGGCAACTTAAGAAAGTGATGATGCCCACCGGGGGACTTGAACCCCCACGACCAAAGCCACTGGTACCTAAAACCAGCGCGTCTACCAATTCCGCCAGGTGGGCAGAACGCGACTGTAGGGACAGATGCTGGGCGGCGCCCACAATGGGGGACTCCATGCCTTCTGGCCATGCTCGCCACCCTGGGCGGACTCCTGGCGCTGCTGCTGGGTCTCGCCATCCTGCTGCTGCCGCTGCTGGCCACCGAACTGAGCCGGCCGCGGGATTCGGCCTGGGGCGCCGTAGTGCTGCTGCTGGGACTGGTGCTTGTAACCAGTGCCGACCGGCTCACGGGCGCCCCGATGTTGGGCGTGCTTTGCGGTGGCCTGCTGATCGGCAGGCTCGCAGGCGAGGTGTCCCAGGGCCGCTGGCGGCAACTCACCGCTGAGGAGCAGCAGAGGCTTTGGTCGACGGAACGCTGGCAGACCAGCCTGCAACAGGCGGGCGCCAGCCTGGCCCATCTGCTCGCCGTGCTGACCACTGCCACTGCAGGTGTGAGCCAATGGCTGACCCAGCAACGCCAGCCCAAAACCAGTGGCAAGCGCTGGGTGCGCCCGGAAGAGCCAAGCGCCGTCAGCGAGATCGACAGCCTGGTCACGGCCGATATCCCGGAACCGCAACCGCTGGCCGAGCCCTCCAGCAGCCAGGCGGGATAATCAGTTCTGCTGCCCCCAGGCGACGTGACCGCCAGCCCTGCGCCCGTCTCCTACCCCCTCTCCTACAAGGAGACGCTCAACCTCCTGCAGACGCCCTTTGCGATGAGGGCCAATGCCAAGGTGCGCGAGCCGGAAATCCAAGCGTTCTGGGCCCAGCAACGGCTCTACGAGCGCCTGAGCCAGCAGAACCCGGGCGAGGCCTTCACCTTGCACGACGGCCCTCCCTACGCCAATGGGGCCCTGCATGTGGGCCATGCCCTCAACAAAATTCTTAAGGACATCATCAACAAAACCGCCCTGCTGCAGGGCAAGCGGGCGCGGTTTGTGCCTGGCTGGGATTGCCACGGCCTACCAATCGAACTCAAGGTGCTGCAGGGGCTGAGCAGCAGCGAACGGGCCGAGCTCACCCCGGTAACGCTGCGCCAGAAGGCCCACGCCTACGCCCTCGAGCAAGTGGAGGGCCAAAAGAGCGGCTTCCGCCGCTGGGGCATCTGGGCCGACTGGGAAACGCCCTATCTCACCCTGCACAAGAGCTACGAGGCCGCCCAGATCGGCGTTTTCGGCGCCATGGTGCTGGCCGGCCACATCTATCGAGGCCTCAAACCGGTGCACTGGAGCCCCAGCTCCCGCACCGCCCTGGCCGAAGCCGAACTCGAATATCCCGACGGCCACACCTCCCCCAGCGTTTTCGCGGCCTTCCCGGTGGTGGCGCTACCGGTGGCCCTGGCCGCCCAATTAGAAACCGCTGGCCTGGCTGCCGAAGCGGCCACAGGGGCCGGCGGCCTGGCAGTGGCTATCTGGACCACCACCCCCTGGACGCTGCCGGCCAACCTGGCGGTGTCGGTGAACGGGCGACTGGACTACGCAATCTGCGCAGTGGCTGCCCGGGGCGACGCCCCCAACCCAGCCGCCAGCCACCTAGTGGTAGCCGCTGAGCTGATTGAGAGCCTGCAAACCAGTCTGGGACTGGAGCTCACACCCCTTTTAAGCGTTAAGGGCAGCGAGCTGGAAGGAATCACTTACCGCCATCCACTGCTGGAGCGCACCAGCCCTGTGGTGATCGGCGGCGACTACATCACCACCGAGGCCGGCACAGGCCTGGTGCACACCGCCCCAGGCCACGGCGTAGACGACTTCAACACCGGCAAAAAATACGGCCTGCCGGTGCTCTGCCCGGTGGATGAGGCCGGCAACCTCACCGCCGAAGCCGGGCCCTTTGCCGGCACCAACGTGCTCAAGGACGCCAACCCCGCGATCCTTAGCGCCCTCGAAGCCACCGGCCTGCTGCTCAAGCAAGAGCGCTACGAACACCGCTACCCCTACGACTGGCGCACCAAAAAACCGACGATCTTCCGCGCCACCGAGCAGTGGTTTGCCTCAGTGGAGGGCTTCCGCGCCGCCGCTCTTGGCGCCATCGCCGAGGTGGAATGGCTGCCGGCCAGCGGCCGCAACCGGATTGAAGCGATGGTGAGCGAACGGGGCGACTGGTGCATCAGCCGCCAGCGCACCTGGGGCGTGCCGATCCCCGTTTTTTATCACCGCGAAACGGGCGAGGTGCTGCTCAACGAAGCCACCCTGGCCCACATCCAGGCCCTGATCGCCGAGCACGGCGCCGACGTGTGGTGGCAGCGCGATGAAGCCGGCCTGCTGCCTGAGGCATACGCCGCCGAAGCCAGCCAGTGGCGCAAGGGCAGCGACACCATGGACGTGTGGTTT
Encoded here:
- a CDS encoding creatininase family protein, whose protein sequence is MIQSASSNDAIRLQLRSWPEVETYLENCKGVIVPLGSTEQHGPTGAIGTDALTAEAVALEVGRRTGVLVTPAQAFGMAEHHLGFAGTVSLQPSTLLAVLHDVVLSLARHGFERIYVINGHGGNIATSKAAFAQAYASATDRCLAVAPRLRCKLANWFMAGPVMQEARNLYGSEEGHHATPSEIALTLHLEPSLQTKQRPLPDPAPAGPIHGPEDFRRRHPDGRMGSNPYLAQASHGERFLELAATALASDLEAFLT
- the gatC gene encoding Asp-tRNA(Asn)/Glu-tRNA(Gln) amidotransferase subunit GatC, whose protein sequence is MSKITADDVRKVAKLARLDLPEAKIATYTGQLERILDYVAHLETVDTEGVPATTRAVEVVNVCREDMVTPTEVREELLNEAPQREGDFIRVPKIVAS
- the crtR gene encoding beta-carotene hydroxylase — protein: MTQVLAASATAVVSEGAMASPSRLVPREFLDPPAPWNPTVGLFLAGYGLAALTIWGWFVAGWPLPVLLATGFLALHLEGTVIHDACHNAAHPHRFWNAVMGHGAALLLGFSFPVFTRVHLQHHAHVNDPKNDPDHIVSTFGPLWLIAPRFFYHELFFFRRRLWRRYELFEWGLARAIFVAIVVAAAKFGFLEFIFNCWFAPALMVGVTLGLFFDYLPHRPFQSRNRWHNARVYPGRLMNWLIMGQNYHLIHHLWPSIPWFEYRPAYHATKPMLDAKGSPQRLGLFETKNDGFNFLYDIFLGVRSHRKKRSKLRPIAALMPTRHARRRVLELLHRTAISPVR
- a CDS encoding Ycf66 family protein → MLATLGGLLALLLGLAILLLPLLATELSRPRDSAWGAVVLLLGLVLVTSADRLTGAPMLGVLCGGLLIGRLAGEVSQGRWRQLTAEEQQRLWSTERWQTSLQQAGASLAHLLAVLTTATAGVSQWLTQQRQPKTSGKRWVRPEEPSAVSEIDSLVTADIPEPQPLAEPSSSQAG
- the ileS gene encoding isoleucine--tRNA ligase, coding for MTASPAPVSYPLSYKETLNLLQTPFAMRANAKVREPEIQAFWAQQRLYERLSQQNPGEAFTLHDGPPYANGALHVGHALNKILKDIINKTALLQGKRARFVPGWDCHGLPIELKVLQGLSSSERAELTPVTLRQKAHAYALEQVEGQKSGFRRWGIWADWETPYLTLHKSYEAAQIGVFGAMVLAGHIYRGLKPVHWSPSSRTALAEAELEYPDGHTSPSVFAAFPVVALPVALAAQLETAGLAAEAATGAGGLAVAIWTTTPWTLPANLAVSVNGRLDYAICAVAARGDAPNPAASHLVVAAELIESLQTSLGLELTPLLSVKGSELEGITYRHPLLERTSPVVIGGDYITTEAGTGLVHTAPGHGVDDFNTGKKYGLPVLCPVDEAGNLTAEAGPFAGTNVLKDANPAILSALEATGLLLKQERYEHRYPYDWRTKKPTIFRATEQWFASVEGFRAAALGAIAEVEWLPASGRNRIEAMVSERGDWCISRQRTWGVPIPVFYHRETGEVLLNEATLAHIQALIAEHGADVWWQRDEAGLLPEAYAAEASQWRKGSDTMDVWFDSGSSWAGVLQERGLHYPADLYLEGSDQHRGWFQSSLLTSVAVNGHAPYKRVLTHGFTLDEKGRKMSKSLGNVVDPAVLVEGGKNEKQEPAYGADVLRLWVSSVDYSADVPLGPGIVKQLADVYRKVRNTARYLLGNLHDFAPERDAVPYDQLPLLDQWMLQRTAALIDSVTGDFERYEFYRFFQALQNFCVVDLSNVYLDIAKDRLYVSGADEFRRRSCQTVLSLVLERLAGLIAPVLCHMAEDIWQNLPYPVAEASVFERGWPTAPAGWRQAQLEAPMERILELRSLVNRQLESCRSSGQLGASLEAQVQLELEAGSSADEALGWLASSSHPSVDNLADWLLVSGLKKGGVAPAELLAEASANGITVRIAKAEGQKCERCWHYETDIGQHSAHPSLCGRCVEVLC